One window of the uncultured Methanobrevibacter sp. genome contains the following:
- the frhD gene encoding coenzyme F420-reducing hydrogenase, FrhD protein: protein MPYDAGRLVVGCGNVLFKDDGFGPMVIHALEDYFKENDIEKPEDTQFIDAGTGATHFIFSMPDDNWKKVIVVDVVEWNAEPGTLKIFSPYDMPKGKYENAHTWPVEEPLHDLVDMGIEVVIVGCKPAEITAPDVDMGLTEPVEAAIPKAIEMILNEL from the coding sequence ATGCCATATGATGCAGGAAGATTAGTTGTTGGATGCGGAAACGTATTGTTTAAAGATGATGGTTTCGGTCCAATGGTTATCCATGCTTTAGAAGATTATTTTAAAGAAAACGATATAGAAAAGCCTGAAGACACTCAGTTCATTGATGCAGGAACCGGTGCAACTCATTTCATTTTTTCCATGCCTGATGACAATTGGAAAAAAGTGATTGTAGTTGATGTAGTTGAATGGAATGCAGAACCAGGAACCCTTAAGATTTTCTCACCTTACGATATGCCTAAAGGCAAATATGAGAACGCTCATACTTGGCCTGTAGAAGAGCCACTACATGATTTAGTGGATATGGGCATTGAGGTAGTTATCGTAGGATGCAAACCGGCAGAAATCACTGCACCAGATGTTGATATGGGCTTAACAGAGCCAGTAGAGGCAGCTATTCCAAAAGCTATTGAAATGATATTAAATGAACTTTAA